A single region of the Scyliorhinus canicula chromosome 31, sScyCan1.1, whole genome shotgun sequence genome encodes:
- the LOC119958900 gene encoding histone H2B-like → MPDEKKQTSKPAAKKGAKKVIKKPAVKGGKKRRRSRKESYSIYIYKVMKQVHPDTGISSKAMSIMNSFVSDIFERIAGEASRLAHYNKRHTISSREIQTAVRLLLPGELAKHAVSEGTKAVTKYTSSK, encoded by the coding sequence ATGCCTGACGAGAAGAAACAAACATCGAAGCCAGCTGCCAAGAAGGGAGCCAAGAAAGTCATTAAGAAACCGGCAGTAAAGGGCGGCAAGAAGCGGCGAAGGTCGAGGAAGGAGAGTTACTCCATCTACATCTACAAAGTGATGAAGCAGGTTCACCCCGACACCGGCATCTCCTCCAAGGCCATGAGCATCATGAACTCGTTCGTCAGCGATATTTTCGAGCGTATCGCGGGTGAGGCTTCCCGCCTGGCCCATTACAACAAGCGCCACACCATCAGCTCCCGGGAGATCCAGACCGCCGTGCGCCTGCTGCTGCCCGGGGAACTGGCCAAGCACGCCGTGTCGGAAGGGACAAAGGCGGTCACCAAGTACACCAGCTCCAAGTAA
- the LOC119958890 gene encoding histone H2A-like translates to MWAVFLILCESVCEIVTMSGRGKTGGKARAKAKSRSSRAGLQFPVGRVHRHLRKGNYAQRVGAGAPVYLAAVLEYLTAEILELAGNAARDNKKTRIIPRHLQLAVRNDEELNKLLGGVTIAQGGVLPNIQAVLLPKKASATKK, encoded by the coding sequence ATGTGGGCGGTTTTCCTCATTCTGTGTGAAAGTGTTTGTGAGATTGTGACAATGTCTGGAAGAGGAAAGACCGGCGGTAAAGCTCGGGCCAAGGCCAAGTCTCGCTCCTCCCGGGCTGGACTGCAGTTCCCGGTGGGCCGTGTTCACAGGCACCTGAGAAAGGGTAACTATGCCCAGCGTGTGGGTGCCGGAGCCCCGGTCTATCTGGCTGCTGTGCTCGAGTATCTGACCGCTGAAATCCTCGAGCTGGCCGGGAACGCGGCCCGGGACAACAAGAAGACCCGCATCATCCCCAGACACCTGCAGCTGGCCGTCCGCAACGACGAGGAGCTCAACAAGCTGCTGGGAGGGGTGACCATCGCTCAGGGTGGGGTGCTGCCTAATATCCAGGCCGTGCTGCTGCCCAAGAAAGCCAGTGCCACCAAGAAGTGA